A single Lactuca sativa cultivar Salinas chromosome 8, Lsat_Salinas_v11, whole genome shotgun sequence DNA region contains:
- the LOC111877236 gene encoding G-type lectin S-receptor-like serine/threonine-protein kinase At4g27290 isoform X3, giving the protein MDDHIHPILPFFFIPFFFLLSNSAALNTISVNEAIKDGNTIVSDGEMFELGFFSPRNSKNRYLGIWYKKISTGTVVWVANRETPITDNSGEFKLRSSGGPVIHSGGTTVIWSSNYTVSSTNLDPVAHLLDTGNLIVCVNRKLIWQSFDYPGDTLLPGMKIGKDLVTGLERCLTSWKGPEDPTPGHYVYSLDTNGYPQMLQKHGSSLNFRIGPWNGVRFHGLPIEDPNQFYSSEFVISETEIYYKFKLKSPVFERIVLMSDGNTVQLHWTDRIQDWVHFGDAVVDACGRYGVCGPYGVCRMKEYPPCRCMEGFGPTVQEDWKAADWSRGCRLKKPLDCESGKSDDGFKKVAGLKFPDTRGSWYNKSMTLEECEMTCKRDCNCTAYANLDVRNGGSGCLLWFGDLMDIREYDEDHDIYIKMAASELAGFLNSSTNKKKGALIIILSISSGNWEYDSEKNSTGFSTEDLDELPFFSLNSIAKATNGFSINNKIGEGGFGPVYKGVLEDGQEVAVKRLSKTSHQGVDEFKNEVFYIAKLQHRNLVKLLGYCIHGNEMILIYEYMVNGSLDSFLFDETKHSMLDWPHRFGIIHGMARGILYLHQDSRLQIIHRDLKAGNILLDEDMNPKISDFGLARKFVGFDTSAKTKKVVGTYGYISPEYAVHGRFSTKSDVFSFGVLVLEIVSGRKNQGFSHKDHSDNLLGHTWRLFKENKSIELMNASLRDSCVMPEVLRSIHVGLLCVQHNVEDRPTMLSVVLMLISEGVLPQPKQPAFFTGESYPEHYVKSSDEYMITLPYAR; this is encoded by the exons ATGGATGATCATATCCATCCCATACTTCCATTCTTTTTCATTCCCTTCTTCTTTCTCCTGTCAAATTCTGCTGCACTGAACACCATATCAGTAAACGAAGCCATAAAAGATGGGAACACAATCGTTTCAGATGGTGAAATGTTCGAACTCGGCTTTTTTAGCCCCAGAAACTCAAAGAATCGGTACCTGGGGATATGGTACAAGAAGATATCAACTGGTACAGTTGTATGGGTCGCCAACAGGGAGACACCAATTACAGATAACTCCGGCGAATTCAAACTCAGAAGCTCCGGAGGTCCGGTGATTCACAGTGGCGGCACCACCGTGATCTGGTCATCCAATTACACGGTCTCCTCCACAAATCTTGATCCCGTGGCACATCTTCTGGATACCGGAAATCTTATCGTGTGTGTCAATCGGAAGctaatttggcaaagctttgatTACCCTGGTGACACATTGCTTCCAGGAATGAAAATCGGGAAGGATTTGGTGACAGGATTAGAAAGATGCTTGACATCATGGAAAGGTCCGGAAGATCCTACTCCGGGTCATTACGTATACTCACTGGACACAAATGGGTACCCACAAATGCTCCAGAAACACGGGTCAAGTTTAAACTTCCGGATCGGACCATGGAACGGGGTTAGGTTTCACGGGTTACCCATTGAAGATCCGAATCAGTTTTACTCGTCTGAGTTTGTTATTAGTGAGACAGAAATATATTACAAATTCAAACTTAAAAGTCCCGTTTTCGAGAGAATAGTTTTGATGTCTGATGGCAACACTGTGCAACTTCATTGGACAGATCGAATCCAAGATTGGGTGCATTTTGGAGATGCGGTTGTTGATGCTTGTGGTCGTTATGGAGTTTGTGGGCCTTATGGAGTTTGTAGAATGAAAGAGTATCCACCTTGCAGGTGTATGGAAGGTTTTGGGCCCACAGTCCAAGAAGATTGGAAGGCAGCTGATTGGTCGAGAGGGTGTCGACTTAAAAAGCCTTTGGATTGTGAGAGTGGGAAGAGTGATGATGGGTTTAAGAAAGTTGCAGGATTGAAATTTCCAGACACACGGGGTTCATGGTATAATAAGAGTATGACGCTCGAAGAATGTGAGATGACGTGCAAAAGGGATTGTAATTGTACAGCTTATGCGAATCTAGATGTTAGAAATGGTGGAAGTGGGTGTTTGTTGTggtttggtgatttgatggatatCAGAGAGTATGATGAAGATCATGATATCTACATAAAAATGGCTGCCTCTGAGTTAGCAG GGTTCTTAAATTCGAGCACCAACAAGAAGAAAGGAGCACTCATCATTATCCTATCGATTTCTTCAG gaaactggGAGTATGATTCTGAAAAAAATAGTACCGGTTTTAGCACGGAAGATCTTGATGAGTTACCGTTTTTTAGCCTAAATAGCATAGCCAAGGCAACTAATGGCTTCAGCATCAACAATAAGATTGGAGAAGGTGGTTTTGGTCCTGTGTACAAG GGTGTGTTGGAAGATGGACAGGAAGTAGCAGTGAAACGGCTCTCAAAAACATCCCATCAAGGAGTTGATGAGTTCAAGAACGAAGTTTTTTATATTGCAAAACTTCAACATCGGAATCTTGTGAAGCTTCTTGGATATTGCATTCATGGAAATGAAATGATTTTGATTTATGAATACATGGTTAACGGAAGCCTGGACTCATTTCTGTTTG ATGAAACCAAACATTCAATGCTTGACTGGCCTCATCGCTTTGGGATTATCCATGGAATGGCTCGAGGTATTCTGTATTTACATCAAGATTCCCGCCTACAAATCATTCATAGAGATCTCAAAGCAGGTAATATTTTGCTGGATGAGGACATGAATCCAAAAATATCCGACTTTGGCCTTGCAAGAAAGTTTGTAGGATTTGATACCTCTGCTAAGACAAAGAAAGTGGTTGGAACATA TGGTTACATTTCTCCAGAGTATGCAGTGCATGGGCGTTTCTCTACAAAGTCAGATGTATTTAGTTTCGGTGTTTTAGTGTTGGAAATAGTGAGTGGAAGGAAAAACCAAGGATTTTCTCACAAAGATCATAGCGACAACCTTCTTGGACAC ACATGGAGACTCTTCAAAGAAAACAAGTCCATTGAACTCATGAATGCATCTTTAAGGGATTCATGTGTTATGCCTGAAGTATTGCGATCAATACATGTAGGGTTATTGTGTGTGCAACATAATGTAGAAGATAGGCCAACCATGTTGTCAGTGGTTTTGATGTTGATTAGTGAGGGAGTGTTGCCTCAACCTAAACAACCTGCTTTTTTTACTGGAGAGAGCTACCCTGAACACTATGTTAAATCATCAGATGAATACATGATAACACTACCATATGCTCGATAG
- the LOC111877236 gene encoding G-type lectin S-receptor-like serine/threonine-protein kinase At4g27290 isoform X2: protein MDDHIHPILPFFFIPFFFLLSNSAALNTISVNEAIKDGNTIVSDGEMFELGFFSPRNSKNRYLGIWYKKISTGTVVWVANRETPITDNSGEFKLRSSGGPVIHSGGTTVIWSSNYTVSSTNLDPVAHLLDTGNLIVCVNRKLIWQSFDYPGDTLLPGMKIGKDLVTGLERCLTSWKGPEDPTPGHYVYSLDTNGYPQMLQKHGSSLNFRIGPWNGVRFHGLPIEDPNQFYSSEFVISETEIYYKFKLKSPVFERIVLMSDGNTVQLHWTDRIQDWVHFGDAVVDACGRYGVCGPYGVCRMKEYPPCRCMEGFGPTVQEDWKAADWSRGCRLKKPLDCESGKSDDGFKKVAGLKFPDTRGSWYNKSMTLEECEMTCKRDCNCTAYANLDVRNGGSGCLLWFGDLMDIREYDEDHDIYIKMAASELAGFLNSSTNKKKGALIIILSISSGMLLLSAVVYVCAIKTKRPHMKKRGNWEYDSEKNSTGFSTEDLDELPFFSLNSIAKATNGFSINNKIGEGGFGPVYKGVLEDGQEVAVKRLSKTSHQGVDEFKNEVFYIAKLQHRNLVKLLGYCIHGNEMILIYEYMVNGSLDSFLFDETKHSMLDWPHRFGIIHGMARGNILLDEDMNPKISDFGLARKFVGFDTSAKTKKVVGTYGYISPEYAVHGRFSTKSDVFSFGVLVLEIVSGRKNQGFSHKDHSDNLLGHTWRLFKENKSIELMNASLRDSCVMPEVLRSIHVGLLCVQHNVEDRPTMLSVVLMLISEGVLPQPKQPAFFTGESYPEHYVKSSDEYMITLPYAR from the exons ATGGATGATCATATCCATCCCATACTTCCATTCTTTTTCATTCCCTTCTTCTTTCTCCTGTCAAATTCTGCTGCACTGAACACCATATCAGTAAACGAAGCCATAAAAGATGGGAACACAATCGTTTCAGATGGTGAAATGTTCGAACTCGGCTTTTTTAGCCCCAGAAACTCAAAGAATCGGTACCTGGGGATATGGTACAAGAAGATATCAACTGGTACAGTTGTATGGGTCGCCAACAGGGAGACACCAATTACAGATAACTCCGGCGAATTCAAACTCAGAAGCTCCGGAGGTCCGGTGATTCACAGTGGCGGCACCACCGTGATCTGGTCATCCAATTACACGGTCTCCTCCACAAATCTTGATCCCGTGGCACATCTTCTGGATACCGGAAATCTTATCGTGTGTGTCAATCGGAAGctaatttggcaaagctttgatTACCCTGGTGACACATTGCTTCCAGGAATGAAAATCGGGAAGGATTTGGTGACAGGATTAGAAAGATGCTTGACATCATGGAAAGGTCCGGAAGATCCTACTCCGGGTCATTACGTATACTCACTGGACACAAATGGGTACCCACAAATGCTCCAGAAACACGGGTCAAGTTTAAACTTCCGGATCGGACCATGGAACGGGGTTAGGTTTCACGGGTTACCCATTGAAGATCCGAATCAGTTTTACTCGTCTGAGTTTGTTATTAGTGAGACAGAAATATATTACAAATTCAAACTTAAAAGTCCCGTTTTCGAGAGAATAGTTTTGATGTCTGATGGCAACACTGTGCAACTTCATTGGACAGATCGAATCCAAGATTGGGTGCATTTTGGAGATGCGGTTGTTGATGCTTGTGGTCGTTATGGAGTTTGTGGGCCTTATGGAGTTTGTAGAATGAAAGAGTATCCACCTTGCAGGTGTATGGAAGGTTTTGGGCCCACAGTCCAAGAAGATTGGAAGGCAGCTGATTGGTCGAGAGGGTGTCGACTTAAAAAGCCTTTGGATTGTGAGAGTGGGAAGAGTGATGATGGGTTTAAGAAAGTTGCAGGATTGAAATTTCCAGACACACGGGGTTCATGGTATAATAAGAGTATGACGCTCGAAGAATGTGAGATGACGTGCAAAAGGGATTGTAATTGTACAGCTTATGCGAATCTAGATGTTAGAAATGGTGGAAGTGGGTGTTTGTTGTggtttggtgatttgatggatatCAGAGAGTATGATGAAGATCATGATATCTACATAAAAATGGCTGCCTCTGAGTTAGCAG GGTTCTTAAATTCGAGCACCAACAAGAAGAAAGGAGCACTCATCATTATCCTATCGATTTCTTCAGGTATGCTGCTTCTGTCTGCAGTAGTGTACGTCTGTGCAATTAAAACGAAACGACCTCACATGAAAAAACGAG gaaactggGAGTATGATTCTGAAAAAAATAGTACCGGTTTTAGCACGGAAGATCTTGATGAGTTACCGTTTTTTAGCCTAAATAGCATAGCCAAGGCAACTAATGGCTTCAGCATCAACAATAAGATTGGAGAAGGTGGTTTTGGTCCTGTGTACAAG GGTGTGTTGGAAGATGGACAGGAAGTAGCAGTGAAACGGCTCTCAAAAACATCCCATCAAGGAGTTGATGAGTTCAAGAACGAAGTTTTTTATATTGCAAAACTTCAACATCGGAATCTTGTGAAGCTTCTTGGATATTGCATTCATGGAAATGAAATGATTTTGATTTATGAATACATGGTTAACGGAAGCCTGGACTCATTTCTGTTTG ATGAAACCAAACATTCAATGCTTGACTGGCCTCATCGCTTTGGGATTATCCATGGAATGGCTCGAG GTAATATTTTGCTGGATGAGGACATGAATCCAAAAATATCCGACTTTGGCCTTGCAAGAAAGTTTGTAGGATTTGATACCTCTGCTAAGACAAAGAAAGTGGTTGGAACATA TGGTTACATTTCTCCAGAGTATGCAGTGCATGGGCGTTTCTCTACAAAGTCAGATGTATTTAGTTTCGGTGTTTTAGTGTTGGAAATAGTGAGTGGAAGGAAAAACCAAGGATTTTCTCACAAAGATCATAGCGACAACCTTCTTGGACAC ACATGGAGACTCTTCAAAGAAAACAAGTCCATTGAACTCATGAATGCATCTTTAAGGGATTCATGTGTTATGCCTGAAGTATTGCGATCAATACATGTAGGGTTATTGTGTGTGCAACATAATGTAGAAGATAGGCCAACCATGTTGTCAGTGGTTTTGATGTTGATTAGTGAGGGAGTGTTGCCTCAACCTAAACAACCTGCTTTTTTTACTGGAGAGAGCTACCCTGAACACTATGTTAAATCATCAGATGAATACATGATAACACTACCATATGCTCGATAG
- the LOC111877236 gene encoding G-type lectin S-receptor-like serine/threonine-protein kinase At4g27290 isoform X4 produces MDDHIHPILPFFFIPFFFLLSNSAALNTISVNEAIKDGNTIVSDGEMFELGFFSPRNSKNRYLGIWYKKISTGTVVWVANRETPITDNSGEFKLRSSGGPVIHSGGTTVIWSSNYTVSSTNLDPVAHLLDTGNLIVCVNRKLIWQSFDYPGDTLLPGMKIGKDLVTGLERCLTSWKGPEDPTPGHYVYSLDTNGYPQMLQKHGSSLNFRIGPWNGVRFHGLPIEDPNQFYSSEFVISETEIYYKFKLKSPVFERIVLMSDGNTVQLHWTDRIQDWVHFGDAVVDACGRYGVCGPYGVCRMKEYPPCRCMEGFGPTVQEDWKAADWSRGCRLKKPLDCESGKSDDGFKKVAGLKFPDTRGSWYNKSMTLEECEMTCKRDCNCTAYANLDVRNGGSGCLLWFGDLMDIREYDEDHDIYIKMAASELAGFLNSSTNKKKGALIIILSISSGMLLLSAVVYVCAIKTKRPHMKKRGNWEYDSEKNSTGFSTEDLDELPFFSLNSIAKATNGFSINNKIGEGGFGPVYKGVLEDGQEVAVKRLSKTSHQGVDEFKNEVFYIAKLQHRNLVKLLGYCIHGNEMILIYEYMVNGSLDSFLFDETKHSMLDWPHRFGIIHGMARGILYLHQDSRLQIIHRDLKAEYAVHGRFSTKSDVFSFGVLVLEIVSGRKNQGFSHKDHSDNLLGHTWRLFKENKSIELMNASLRDSCVMPEVLRSIHVGLLCVQHNVEDRPTMLSVVLMLISEGVLPQPKQPAFFTGESYPEHYVKSSDEYMITLPYAR; encoded by the exons ATGGATGATCATATCCATCCCATACTTCCATTCTTTTTCATTCCCTTCTTCTTTCTCCTGTCAAATTCTGCTGCACTGAACACCATATCAGTAAACGAAGCCATAAAAGATGGGAACACAATCGTTTCAGATGGTGAAATGTTCGAACTCGGCTTTTTTAGCCCCAGAAACTCAAAGAATCGGTACCTGGGGATATGGTACAAGAAGATATCAACTGGTACAGTTGTATGGGTCGCCAACAGGGAGACACCAATTACAGATAACTCCGGCGAATTCAAACTCAGAAGCTCCGGAGGTCCGGTGATTCACAGTGGCGGCACCACCGTGATCTGGTCATCCAATTACACGGTCTCCTCCACAAATCTTGATCCCGTGGCACATCTTCTGGATACCGGAAATCTTATCGTGTGTGTCAATCGGAAGctaatttggcaaagctttgatTACCCTGGTGACACATTGCTTCCAGGAATGAAAATCGGGAAGGATTTGGTGACAGGATTAGAAAGATGCTTGACATCATGGAAAGGTCCGGAAGATCCTACTCCGGGTCATTACGTATACTCACTGGACACAAATGGGTACCCACAAATGCTCCAGAAACACGGGTCAAGTTTAAACTTCCGGATCGGACCATGGAACGGGGTTAGGTTTCACGGGTTACCCATTGAAGATCCGAATCAGTTTTACTCGTCTGAGTTTGTTATTAGTGAGACAGAAATATATTACAAATTCAAACTTAAAAGTCCCGTTTTCGAGAGAATAGTTTTGATGTCTGATGGCAACACTGTGCAACTTCATTGGACAGATCGAATCCAAGATTGGGTGCATTTTGGAGATGCGGTTGTTGATGCTTGTGGTCGTTATGGAGTTTGTGGGCCTTATGGAGTTTGTAGAATGAAAGAGTATCCACCTTGCAGGTGTATGGAAGGTTTTGGGCCCACAGTCCAAGAAGATTGGAAGGCAGCTGATTGGTCGAGAGGGTGTCGACTTAAAAAGCCTTTGGATTGTGAGAGTGGGAAGAGTGATGATGGGTTTAAGAAAGTTGCAGGATTGAAATTTCCAGACACACGGGGTTCATGGTATAATAAGAGTATGACGCTCGAAGAATGTGAGATGACGTGCAAAAGGGATTGTAATTGTACAGCTTATGCGAATCTAGATGTTAGAAATGGTGGAAGTGGGTGTTTGTTGTggtttggtgatttgatggatatCAGAGAGTATGATGAAGATCATGATATCTACATAAAAATGGCTGCCTCTGAGTTAGCAG GGTTCTTAAATTCGAGCACCAACAAGAAGAAAGGAGCACTCATCATTATCCTATCGATTTCTTCAGGTATGCTGCTTCTGTCTGCAGTAGTGTACGTCTGTGCAATTAAAACGAAACGACCTCACATGAAAAAACGAG gaaactggGAGTATGATTCTGAAAAAAATAGTACCGGTTTTAGCACGGAAGATCTTGATGAGTTACCGTTTTTTAGCCTAAATAGCATAGCCAAGGCAACTAATGGCTTCAGCATCAACAATAAGATTGGAGAAGGTGGTTTTGGTCCTGTGTACAAG GGTGTGTTGGAAGATGGACAGGAAGTAGCAGTGAAACGGCTCTCAAAAACATCCCATCAAGGAGTTGATGAGTTCAAGAACGAAGTTTTTTATATTGCAAAACTTCAACATCGGAATCTTGTGAAGCTTCTTGGATATTGCATTCATGGAAATGAAATGATTTTGATTTATGAATACATGGTTAACGGAAGCCTGGACTCATTTCTGTTTG ATGAAACCAAACATTCAATGCTTGACTGGCCTCATCGCTTTGGGATTATCCATGGAATGGCTCGAGGTATTCTGTATTTACATCAAGATTCCCGCCTACAAATCATTCATAGAGATCTCAAAGCAG AGTATGCAGTGCATGGGCGTTTCTCTACAAAGTCAGATGTATTTAGTTTCGGTGTTTTAGTGTTGGAAATAGTGAGTGGAAGGAAAAACCAAGGATTTTCTCACAAAGATCATAGCGACAACCTTCTTGGACAC ACATGGAGACTCTTCAAAGAAAACAAGTCCATTGAACTCATGAATGCATCTTTAAGGGATTCATGTGTTATGCCTGAAGTATTGCGATCAATACATGTAGGGTTATTGTGTGTGCAACATAATGTAGAAGATAGGCCAACCATGTTGTCAGTGGTTTTGATGTTGATTAGTGAGGGAGTGTTGCCTCAACCTAAACAACCTGCTTTTTTTACTGGAGAGAGCTACCCTGAACACTATGTTAAATCATCAGATGAATACATGATAACACTACCATATGCTCGATAG
- the LOC111877236 gene encoding G-type lectin S-receptor-like serine/threonine-protein kinase At4g27290 isoform X1 yields MDDHIHPILPFFFIPFFFLLSNSAALNTISVNEAIKDGNTIVSDGEMFELGFFSPRNSKNRYLGIWYKKISTGTVVWVANRETPITDNSGEFKLRSSGGPVIHSGGTTVIWSSNYTVSSTNLDPVAHLLDTGNLIVCVNRKLIWQSFDYPGDTLLPGMKIGKDLVTGLERCLTSWKGPEDPTPGHYVYSLDTNGYPQMLQKHGSSLNFRIGPWNGVRFHGLPIEDPNQFYSSEFVISETEIYYKFKLKSPVFERIVLMSDGNTVQLHWTDRIQDWVHFGDAVVDACGRYGVCGPYGVCRMKEYPPCRCMEGFGPTVQEDWKAADWSRGCRLKKPLDCESGKSDDGFKKVAGLKFPDTRGSWYNKSMTLEECEMTCKRDCNCTAYANLDVRNGGSGCLLWFGDLMDIREYDEDHDIYIKMAASELAGFLNSSTNKKKGALIIILSISSGMLLLSAVVYVCAIKTKRPHMKKRGNWEYDSEKNSTGFSTEDLDELPFFSLNSIAKATNGFSINNKIGEGGFGPVYKGVLEDGQEVAVKRLSKTSHQGVDEFKNEVFYIAKLQHRNLVKLLGYCIHGNEMILIYEYMVNGSLDSFLFDETKHSMLDWPHRFGIIHGMARGILYLHQDSRLQIIHRDLKAGNILLDEDMNPKISDFGLARKFVGFDTSAKTKKVVGTYGYISPEYAVHGRFSTKSDVFSFGVLVLEIVSGRKNQGFSHKDHSDNLLGHTWRLFKENKSIELMNASLRDSCVMPEVLRSIHVGLLCVQHNVEDRPTMLSVVLMLISEGVLPQPKQPAFFTGESYPEHYVKSSDEYMITLPYAR; encoded by the exons ATGGATGATCATATCCATCCCATACTTCCATTCTTTTTCATTCCCTTCTTCTTTCTCCTGTCAAATTCTGCTGCACTGAACACCATATCAGTAAACGAAGCCATAAAAGATGGGAACACAATCGTTTCAGATGGTGAAATGTTCGAACTCGGCTTTTTTAGCCCCAGAAACTCAAAGAATCGGTACCTGGGGATATGGTACAAGAAGATATCAACTGGTACAGTTGTATGGGTCGCCAACAGGGAGACACCAATTACAGATAACTCCGGCGAATTCAAACTCAGAAGCTCCGGAGGTCCGGTGATTCACAGTGGCGGCACCACCGTGATCTGGTCATCCAATTACACGGTCTCCTCCACAAATCTTGATCCCGTGGCACATCTTCTGGATACCGGAAATCTTATCGTGTGTGTCAATCGGAAGctaatttggcaaagctttgatTACCCTGGTGACACATTGCTTCCAGGAATGAAAATCGGGAAGGATTTGGTGACAGGATTAGAAAGATGCTTGACATCATGGAAAGGTCCGGAAGATCCTACTCCGGGTCATTACGTATACTCACTGGACACAAATGGGTACCCACAAATGCTCCAGAAACACGGGTCAAGTTTAAACTTCCGGATCGGACCATGGAACGGGGTTAGGTTTCACGGGTTACCCATTGAAGATCCGAATCAGTTTTACTCGTCTGAGTTTGTTATTAGTGAGACAGAAATATATTACAAATTCAAACTTAAAAGTCCCGTTTTCGAGAGAATAGTTTTGATGTCTGATGGCAACACTGTGCAACTTCATTGGACAGATCGAATCCAAGATTGGGTGCATTTTGGAGATGCGGTTGTTGATGCTTGTGGTCGTTATGGAGTTTGTGGGCCTTATGGAGTTTGTAGAATGAAAGAGTATCCACCTTGCAGGTGTATGGAAGGTTTTGGGCCCACAGTCCAAGAAGATTGGAAGGCAGCTGATTGGTCGAGAGGGTGTCGACTTAAAAAGCCTTTGGATTGTGAGAGTGGGAAGAGTGATGATGGGTTTAAGAAAGTTGCAGGATTGAAATTTCCAGACACACGGGGTTCATGGTATAATAAGAGTATGACGCTCGAAGAATGTGAGATGACGTGCAAAAGGGATTGTAATTGTACAGCTTATGCGAATCTAGATGTTAGAAATGGTGGAAGTGGGTGTTTGTTGTggtttggtgatttgatggatatCAGAGAGTATGATGAAGATCATGATATCTACATAAAAATGGCTGCCTCTGAGTTAGCAG GGTTCTTAAATTCGAGCACCAACAAGAAGAAAGGAGCACTCATCATTATCCTATCGATTTCTTCAGGTATGCTGCTTCTGTCTGCAGTAGTGTACGTCTGTGCAATTAAAACGAAACGACCTCACATGAAAAAACGAG gaaactggGAGTATGATTCTGAAAAAAATAGTACCGGTTTTAGCACGGAAGATCTTGATGAGTTACCGTTTTTTAGCCTAAATAGCATAGCCAAGGCAACTAATGGCTTCAGCATCAACAATAAGATTGGAGAAGGTGGTTTTGGTCCTGTGTACAAG GGTGTGTTGGAAGATGGACAGGAAGTAGCAGTGAAACGGCTCTCAAAAACATCCCATCAAGGAGTTGATGAGTTCAAGAACGAAGTTTTTTATATTGCAAAACTTCAACATCGGAATCTTGTGAAGCTTCTTGGATATTGCATTCATGGAAATGAAATGATTTTGATTTATGAATACATGGTTAACGGAAGCCTGGACTCATTTCTGTTTG ATGAAACCAAACATTCAATGCTTGACTGGCCTCATCGCTTTGGGATTATCCATGGAATGGCTCGAGGTATTCTGTATTTACATCAAGATTCCCGCCTACAAATCATTCATAGAGATCTCAAAGCAGGTAATATTTTGCTGGATGAGGACATGAATCCAAAAATATCCGACTTTGGCCTTGCAAGAAAGTTTGTAGGATTTGATACCTCTGCTAAGACAAAGAAAGTGGTTGGAACATA TGGTTACATTTCTCCAGAGTATGCAGTGCATGGGCGTTTCTCTACAAAGTCAGATGTATTTAGTTTCGGTGTTTTAGTGTTGGAAATAGTGAGTGGAAGGAAAAACCAAGGATTTTCTCACAAAGATCATAGCGACAACCTTCTTGGACAC ACATGGAGACTCTTCAAAGAAAACAAGTCCATTGAACTCATGAATGCATCTTTAAGGGATTCATGTGTTATGCCTGAAGTATTGCGATCAATACATGTAGGGTTATTGTGTGTGCAACATAATGTAGAAGATAGGCCAACCATGTTGTCAGTGGTTTTGATGTTGATTAGTGAGGGAGTGTTGCCTCAACCTAAACAACCTGCTTTTTTTACTGGAGAGAGCTACCCTGAACACTATGTTAAATCATCAGATGAATACATGATAACACTACCATATGCTCGATAG